ATGTTGGCTCATGGAGGGCACCACTGCAGCAGAGAGATAGGTTGGGTACCCAGGAATTGGGAGTTGATGGAGATAGAGCTGATATCAGGCCTTTTAGCGCAAGCAGAGAAATGGGTAGAGATACTAATAATGGCCGGTCGCATTTCAGGGATGATGCTCGAGATGGCGGGACTCTGGATTCTTGGTACGCTAGGAAGGATCAGGGCTCAGGAATAAACACTCGAAATGGGAGAAGTGTAGCAGAAGCTTTCAGTGGAAAGAGTACGGAGCAGAATACTCGTGGCTGGCAGGGTGATTTTCCCAGCAACTGGAACAGAGGAAATTCATTTCAGAATAACCTGATTCCTAAGAGCTCGTTCTCTTCTGGGGGTAAAGGGCTTTCTTTGAATGATCCAATACGGAATCTTGGAAGAGAGAAACGGCTGGCTGTGAACAGCGGGAAGGAATACATTGATCATGCTGGTCTTGACAGCAAGGATCCATTTTCTGGGGGCATTGGAGATGTAAATGTTAAATTATTCAAGAGGAAGAAAGACGCACCAAATCAGGCTGATTTCCATGACCCTGTCAGGGAATCATTTGAAGCGGAGCTGGAGAGGATTCTGAGGATGCAAGAGCAGGAGCGTGAACGTGTAATGGAAGAGCAAGCTAGAACACTTGAGCTTGctcggaaggaagaagaggagagagagaggctggccagggaggaggaagaaaggaggCGGTTGCTTGAAGAAGAGGCAAGGGAGGCTGCTCGGAGGGCAGAGCAAGAGAGGCTTGAGGCTGCGAGAACAGCAGAGGATCAAAGGATTGCgagagaagaggaaaagaggagAATTCTTGTGgaggaggaaagaaggaaagaagctgCACGGCAGAAGCTCTTGGAATTGGAGGCCAGGATTGCAAGAAGGCAGTCTGAAGCTAATCCAAATGATGATAGACTTCCCTCTGCTGCTGCTGATGAACGGGTGCCTGGCCTGGTGAAGGAGAGAGATGCTCCAAGGGTTGCAGATGTTGGGGACTGGGAGGAAGGTGAGAGAATGGTTGAATGCATTACTAGCTTTGCATCGTCTGATTCCTCAAGTATGAACAGATATTTTGATCCAGTTTCTAGGCCTGACTCATCGAGTGATGGAAATCCTGCATTTACAGATAGAGGAAAACATGCATATCACTGGAATTGTGGAAACAGCTCATCACTTCCTTTTCATAATCAAGAGAATATTTACAGAAGTCCAAAACGAGATTCATTTGGTCCTAGGAGGGGCTTCCCTAAGAAAGAGCTTAATGGTGGTTCTGGGATAATGTCTGTGAGGCCTTCTTCTAAAGGGGGGAATGTCGAACATTCACAGATGCAAGACGATTTCCGCCATGCAAGAGGGCAACGATGGAGCAGTAGCAAAGATGGTGATCATTTCAACAGGAGCTCGGATGTTGATGCTGATTTTCTTGATAATGATAAGTTTGGTGATGTTGGATGGGGACCTAGTAATTCTCATGGACGTCCGCATTCTCCGTATGCAGAAGAACGAGTGTTTCAGAATTCTGAGATTGATGGCTTGTCCTCCTTCACAAGAGTTCGTCATTCTTTGAAACAGCCCCATGTGCCCCCACCTCCATCTATGACATCAATGCGCAGAAGTTCCTACAGACCCGCAGATCACCCTGGCTCATCATCATTTATGGACAGAGAAACATGCTACCACCATGCAAGTAGAATTGAGCAACAAAGTAGGCAGACAGGATATGACAGAGTCTATCAGGAAAACATTAGAGAACCTGGAACAACAGTATTAGTTGAAGAGAATGGTATCCATTTAGATCATAATGAGGACAATAATGGCCCAAGATGTGACTCACAATCCTCTCTTTCTGTTTCAAGTCCACTTGCTTCGCCAATGCATCCTTCACATGATGAAATGGATGTTTCTGGAGATTCTCCAGCATTGCCACCATCTGCTGATGGGGAACGGACTGTGTCATCTGACAATGAGCACATTGAATCAGCACTGGAGGCAGGTAATCTTAATACAACGACAACTTCGAGTTCAGTCTCTCGTGGAGAAGATGATGAATGGGCTATTGAAAACAATGAAGAAATGCAGGAGCAAGAAGAGTATGAGGAAGATAATAATTACCAGGAAATAGATGAAGTCGCTGAAGGTGATAATGAAAATCTTGACTTGGGCCAGGAGTTCAAACATTTGCAATCAGGTGTGCAGAATAAATCTGGGGAGATGGACCAGGTTATTCTAGGTTTCAATGAAGGTGTCGAAGTTAAAATTGCTAGTAATGATGAGTTTGAAATGACTCCTAGGAACAGTGAAAAGGCAACCAAACAGGTGGATTACCCAGGTTCTATGGAAGAAATGATTAGTAATGGTGTAGATAGATTAAAGACAGACAATGCTCTTCTGGAGGTGTCTGCAAGCAACTCTTcaaaaatcataaatgaaacaGAGAAGGCACTGCAAGATTTGATTCTTGATCCAGTAGCATCCTCCGTTTATCCTCATGAGAGTGTTGAGGCATCTAGTAGCTCCGGAATGCCAGCTCAAAATCCAATAATATCTCCTTTAAGCTTGCCAATGCCGTCTACATCCATAATCCCACCAGTCTTGCCCTCAGCATCTACTGTTGCTACTCAGGATGAAGTACCTGTCAAACTTCAGTTTGGTCTGTTTTCTGGCCCTTCTTTAATACCATCTCCTGTTCCAGCCATTCAAATTGGTTCTATTCAGATGCCAATCCATCTACATACTCAGGTTGGCCATTCTCTAGCTCCAATACACCCTTCACAGTCTCCAGTATTCCAATTTGGCCAGCTGAGGTATTCACCACCTATTTCTCAGAGTGTTTTACCTCTTGGCCCTCAGACTTTGCCCTTTGTTCAGCTTCCTACTCCAGAATCCTATTCTTTGAACCAGAATCCTTCAGGCCATCTACTCAACCAAGGGCCTCAAAACTCTTCCCAGAACAACTTAGGGGACGGAATGCCTTCTGTAGATAACCAGGCTAGTCTTGCACAAAAGATTCTTGATCCATCTCCAGGGACCTTAAATTCTGAGCAGCTGAATGCTTTGTCAGATTCTCCAAAGAAAGGAGTACTAGCACTAATGAATCATACAGATCGATTGTCCTATGTTGGCAAGAAAGCTACAGGTGAATCAGCTTCCCAAATTGACCGTCATAGTAATCAAGATGGCACTTCAAAGAAGAATTATAGACCAATTGCTAATAGAGAATCTCAAAATCAGCTAAATACTGAACCACAATCTTCCAGGTTCCCTTCAGGAGGGAAGGCTTCCACTGTGTCAAAGGCTCCTGGAAATGTATCAGGTGGCAGAGGCAGAAGATTTGCCTATTCTGTGAAGAATGCCGGTTCAAAATTATCATTTTCAGGAGCAGAAACCTTAGACACTGATGCAGGTGGCTTTCAGAGGAACCGGAGGAACAACAGGAGAACTGAGTTTAGAGTTAGAGAGAATTTTCAGAGGAAGCAAGCACAGGGCACAGAGTCATTTTACCATGCCAGGCAGGATGAGAGGCCATCTCTTAATGGGAGGGCCTCAGGGATTTCTGTAAGGAATGCAGGTAAGAAAGATGTTATGTCCAATAGGTTGACCAGGATGATGAATGAAGCAGATAACTTAAACTCAGGTGCTTCCAGTTCACAAGTTGTGAATTCTGAGAGCAAGACAGATAAGGCCACCGGAAAAGAAGCTGTGCCAAAGAGTATAACTTTTGCTGACAAGTCTCATGGTCCAAAAGGAACTTTGAAGACAAATGGGACTTCCGGGGAGGATGTTGATGCTCCTATGCAGAGTGGAGTTGTCCGCATTTTCAAGCAGCCAGGCATTGAAGCTCCTAGTGATGAGGATAACTTTATTGAGGTAAGGTCCAAGAGGCAGATGTTGAATGACAGGCGAGAACAGAGGGAAAAAGAAATTAAGTCCCGGTCTAGGGTGCAGAAGGTAATGTTCGATTCTGAGATTTCCTTATATTCATGATTTCATCTCACTGTTATCCTTCACATGCTGCTGAAAAATATGCTTCATGTTTGTTTCTTTTGCATGATCTAATACAAGGCGCCTCGCAAACAACATTCCATTCCTCAAAATAGCGCCGCGACATCCAACTCAAATAAAGCAGCAGCCTCTTTGGGCGGAGATGCTGCAGACAGTGTTCGGTCTGACCTTGTTGTCACAGAAGGAAGGGGATTTGCTAGTGTTGAGCCATCACTTGTATTCATGGCCAGCACAGCATCTCAGGCTCTACCACCAATTGGCACTCCTTCAGTGAATATTGATTCCGAAACAAGGTCCAACAATTTTGAAGTATTCCTTGTTACTTGGACAatttatgttttcacttatgcaTGTTAGGGCCTTTATTCACATAGTCTTTCACAGGTCTAATCAGACAGTCCCTGCCCCTGTCATATCTAGTGCTGGGGCAAATCTTGTTCCAGGCTTGCTCTTTGCTAGCAAGAATGTAGCTCCAGACAATGcttcattgcctttgggttCCTGGGACAGTGCAAACTTAAATAAGGTTTGACTTAATTCTTACTTTGTTCTTTCGTGATTGGGTGTCTACCATTTCTCTATCTTTGTAtttctattttatatttttgtttttttatataGTTACTTCATACAATTGGATATGGTGTTAATTTCTTCGTGATGGTGTTAATTTTGAGGTAAATTCTGTTTGGTTTCTGAGCTATCAGGATGTTGTAAATATTGGATATGGTTTTGTTTGAAACCTGCTGATGATAGTTGCTCATAAGCATGTTGCTATTATGCTCTGGAAAAGCTCAATTTTCCAATAGCTACTTATATCATGAATTTGTAACAATGGATCTATTCATGGACAGAAACCgacattttctttttgttgatcattttcatcagatattctttcctttttccaaaGAAACATTTATTCTACAGATCCTTGTTATATTTATTGCACTTAGATAATGAGTTATTCTATTTCGTAAAATAATGAATCCTTGTTATTTTCTTGCAACTTGCCTGTTTGTAATTTCcagttgtttttcatttttgtaATGGTTTTACCGCTTGCCAC
This is a stretch of genomic DNA from Phoenix dactylifera cultivar Barhee BC4 chromosome 9, palm_55x_up_171113_PBpolish2nd_filt_p, whole genome shotgun sequence. It encodes these proteins:
- the LOC103701813 gene encoding uncharacterized protein LOC103701813 isoform X1, with the protein product MTHQSKFVSVNLNKSYGQPSSSSVAGHGRPRSGGGGMVVLSRSRSSASAGQKTTPRLSVPAPLNLPSLRKEHERFEPSSSGTSAAHGISGLRSGSGPSTTGWSKPALPPAFQDKEIGAGGQAQSGRSVMTGDQRAGSPYMPPSSRSAGQPVPVSPAQGFSEKAVILRGEDFPSLQATAMSVPKQREALNQKQRQKQAGEEHLEGRAERFESQVPLEMRPQMRSSRASTNIVLDGDGGLSRPSGASSEQSRKQDRYLPGLLPLVRLHHTSDWADDERDTGLSIPERDRDRGNSRLESVQVHDLYDGRGPRDAEAGGASSRDFFRGVSLGRDVVPSNKEGRDVGSWRAPLQQRDRLGTQELGVDGDRADIRPFSASREMGRDTNNGRSHFRDDARDGGTLDSWYARKDQGSGINTRNGRSVAEAFSGKSTEQNTRGWQGDFPSNWNRGNSFQNNLIPKSSFSSGGKGLSLNDPIRNLGREKRLAVNSGKEYIDHAGLDSKDPFSGGIGDVNVKLFKRKKDAPNQADFHDPVRESFEAELERILRMQEQERERVMEEQARTLELARKEEEERERLAREEEERRRLLEEEAREAARRAEQERLEAARTAEDQRIAREEEKRRILVEEERRKEAARQKLLELEARIARRQSEANPNDDRLPSAAADERVPGLVKERDAPRVADVGDWEEGERMVECITSFASSDSSSMNRYFDPVSRPDSSSDGNPAFTDRGKHAYHWNCGNSSSLPFHNQENIYRSPKRDSFGPRRGFPKKELNGGSGIMSVRPSSKGGNVEHSQMQDDFRHARGQRWSSSKDGDHFNRSSDVDADFLDNDKFGDVGWGPSNSHGRPHSPYAEERVFQNSEIDGLSSFTRVRHSLKQPHVPPPPSMTSMRRSSYRPADHPGSSSFMDRETCYHHASRIEQQSRQTGYDRVYQENIREPGTTVLVEENGIHLDHNEDNNGPRCDSQSSLSVSSPLASPMHPSHDEMDVSGDSPALPPSADGERTVSSDNEHIESALEAGNLNTTTTSSSVSRGEDDEWAIENNEEMQEQEEYEEDNNYQEIDEVAEGDNENLDLGQEFKHLQSGVQNKSGEMDQVILGFNEGVEVKIASNDEFEMTPRNSEKATKQVDYPGSMEEMISNGVDRLKTDNALLEVSASNSSKIINETEKALQDLILDPVASSVYPHESVEASSSSGMPAQNPIISPLSLPMPSTSIIPPVLPSASTVATQDEVPVKLQFGLFSGPSLIPSPVPAIQIGSIQMPIHLHTQVGHSLAPIHPSQSPVFQFGQLRYSPPISQSVLPLGPQTLPFVQLPTPESYSLNQNPSGHLLNQGPQNSSQNNLGDGMPSVDNQASLAQKILDPSPGTLNSEQLNALSDSPKKGVLALMNHTDRLSYVGKKATGESASQIDRHSNQDGTSKKNYRPIANRESQNQLNTEPQSSRFPSGGKASTVSKAPGNVSGGRGRRFAYSVKNAGSKLSFSGAETLDTDAGGFQRNRRNNRRTEFRVRENFQRKQAQGTESFYHARQDERPSLNGRASGISVRNAGKKDVMSNRLTRMMNEADNLNSGASSSQVVNSESKTDKATGKEAVPKSITFADKSHGPKGTLKTNGTSGEDVDAPMQSGVVRIFKQPGIEAPSDEDNFIEVRSKRQMLNDRREQREKEIKSRSRVQKAPRKQHSIPQNSAATSNSNKAAASLGGDAADSVRSDLVVTEGRGFASVEPSLVFMASTASQALPPIGTPSVNIDSETRSNQTVPAPVISSAGANLVPGLLFASKNVAPDNASLPLGSWDSANLNKVMALTQTQLDEAMKPAQFDSHVASSMVLEPHKPTASVMTQEKPVCSSTSPINSLLAGEKIQFGAVTSPTILPPGSRTISNGLRPPGSCRLDVNIDRNLPAANNDCNMFFDEEKHPNEHCPNLEDPEAEAEAAASAVAVAAITNDEMVGSGIGACSASASDTKSFSSADITGLAAGGVTMNREVTGQSAGEESLTVALPADLSVDTPLSLWPPLPSPQSSGPMLSHFPGAPPSHFPCLEMNPMLGGRIFAFGSHDELGGTQGQSQRSTALGSGPVGPWPQCPSGVDSFYGPPAGFAGPFISPGGIPGVQGPPHMVVYNHFAPVGQFGQVGLSFMGTTYIPTGKQPDWKHNPASSTVGDSEGNLNNLSFVSGQCTSHSMPTPLQHLGPGSPLMPMASPLTMFDITPFQPSADIPMQARWSHVPAPPLHSVPLSMPLQLHHVEGGLPLQYNHSLPVEASNGNNKFHEPRSSMLDDGTRNIPVQSSTTSEFSGELGLVEQPTSSNSNAQTVGPSYNPASGNNREVSNTTKTSTRTTVTGGSESSSIGETGTTTGSRTSGPSSKTQQPMLSGQQYLPPIGCADQRSGASQKIGSGGEWHRRTGFQGRSQGSSADKNFGSAKMKQIYVAKPSSGPANPG
- the LOC103701813 gene encoding uncharacterized protein LOC103701813 isoform X2, translated to MTHQSKFVSVNLNKSYGQPSSSSVAGHGRPRSGGGGMVVLSRSRSSASAGQKTTPRLSVPAPLNLPSLRKEHERFEPSSSGTSAAHGISGLRSGSGPSTTGWSKPALPPAFQDKEIGAGGQAQSGRSVMTGDQRAGSPYMPPSSRSAGQPVPVSPAQGFSEKAVILRGEDFPSLQATAMSVPKQREALNQKQRQKQAGEEHLEGRAERFESQVPLEMRPQMRSSRASTNIVLDGDGGLSRPSGASSEQSRKQDRYLPGLLPLVRLHHTSDWADDERDTGLSIPERDRDRGNSRLESVQVHDLYDGRGPRDAEAGGASSRDFFRGVSLGRDVVPSNKEGRDVGSWRAPLQQRDRLGTQELGVDGDRADIRPFSASREMGRDTNNGRSHFRDDARDGGTLDSWYARKDQGSGINTRNGRSVAEAFSGKSTEQNTRGWQGDFPSNWNRGNSFQNNLIPKSSFSSGGKGLSLNDPIRNLGREKRLAVNSGKEYIDHAGLDSKDPFSGGIGDVNVKLFKRKKDAPNQADFHDPVRESFEAELERILRMQEQERERVMEEQARTLELARKEEEERERLAREEEERRRLLEEEAREAARRAEQERLEAARTAEDQRIAREEEKRRILVEEERRKEAARQKLLELEARIARRQSEANPNDDRLPSAAADERVPGLVKERDAPRVADVGDWEEDRGKHAYHWNCGNSSSLPFHNQENIYRSPKRDSFGPRRGFPKKELNGGSGIMSVRPSSKGGNVEHSQMQDDFRHARGQRWSSSKDGDHFNRSSDVDADFLDNDKFGDVGWGPSNSHGRPHSPYAEERVFQNSEIDGLSSFTRVRHSLKQPHVPPPPSMTSMRRSSYRPADHPGSSSFMDRETCYHHASRIEQQSRQTGYDRVYQENIREPGTTVLVEENGIHLDHNEDNNGPRCDSQSSLSVSSPLASPMHPSHDEMDVSGDSPALPPSADGERTVSSDNEHIESALEAGNLNTTTTSSSVSRGEDDEWAIENNEEMQEQEEYEEDNNYQEIDEVAEGDNENLDLGQEFKHLQSGVQNKSGEMDQVILGFNEGVEVKIASNDEFEMTPRNSEKATKQVDYPGSMEEMISNGVDRLKTDNALLEVSASNSSKIINETEKALQDLILDPVASSVYPHESVEASSSSGMPAQNPIISPLSLPMPSTSIIPPVLPSASTVATQDEVPVKLQFGLFSGPSLIPSPVPAIQIGSIQMPIHLHTQVGHSLAPIHPSQSPVFQFGQLRYSPPISQSVLPLGPQTLPFVQLPTPESYSLNQNPSGHLLNQGPQNSSQNNLGDGMPSVDNQASLAQKILDPSPGTLNSEQLNALSDSPKKGVLALMNHTDRLSYVGKKATGESASQIDRHSNQDGTSKKNYRPIANRESQNQLNTEPQSSRFPSGGKASTVSKAPGNVSGGRGRRFAYSVKNAGSKLSFSGAETLDTDAGGFQRNRRNNRRTEFRVRENFQRKQAQGTESFYHARQDERPSLNGRASGISVRNAGKKDVMSNRLTRMMNEADNLNSGASSSQVVNSESKTDKATGKEAVPKSITFADKSHGPKGTLKTNGTSGEDVDAPMQSGVVRIFKQPGIEAPSDEDNFIEVRSKRQMLNDRREQREKEIKSRSRVQKAPRKQHSIPQNSAATSNSNKAAASLGGDAADSVRSDLVVTEGRGFASVEPSLVFMASTASQALPPIGTPSVNIDSETRSNQTVPAPVISSAGANLVPGLLFASKNVAPDNASLPLGSWDSANLNKVMALTQTQLDEAMKPAQFDSHVASSMVLEPHKPTASVMTQEKPVCSSTSPINSLLAGEKIQFGAVTSPTILPPGSRTISNGLRPPGSCRLDVNIDRNLPAANNDCNMFFDEEKHPNEHCPNLEDPEAEAEAAASAVAVAAITNDEMVGSGIGACSASASDTKSFSSADITGLAAGGVTMNREVTGQSAGEESLTVALPADLSVDTPLSLWPPLPSPQSSGPMLSHFPGAPPSHFPCLEMNPMLGGRIFAFGSHDELGGTQGQSQRSTALGSGPVGPWPQCPSGVDSFYGPPAGFAGPFISPGGIPGVQGPPHMVVYNHFAPVGQFGQVGLSFMGTTYIPTGKQPDWKHNPASSTVGDSEGNLNNLSFVSGQCTSHSMPTPLQHLGPGSPLMPMASPLTMFDITPFQPSADIPMQARWSHVPAPPLHSVPLSMPLQLHHVEGGLPLQYNHSLPVEASNGNNKFHEPRSSMLDDGTRNIPVQSSTTSEFSGELGLVEQPTSSNSNAQTVGPSYNPASGNNREVSNTTKTSTRTTVTGGSESSSIGETGTTTGSRTSGPSSKTQQPMLSGQQYLPPIGCADQRSGASQKIGSGGEWHRRTGFQGRSQGSSADKNFGSAKMKQIYVAKPSSGPANPG